From Microtus pennsylvanicus isolate mMicPen1 chromosome 10, mMicPen1.hap1, whole genome shotgun sequence, one genomic window encodes:
- the Dsel gene encoding dermatan-sulfate epimerase-like protein isoform X1, which yields MALTFTGHFLFLTMMFSFSTCEESVSNYSGWPVFTDGIQQFKNQKLEDFRSNQKLHPNLYFDAGDVQTMRQNSRTSHLHLFRAIRSAVTIMLSNPTYYLPPPKHADFAAKWNEIYGNNLPPLALYCLLCPEDKVAFEFILEYMDRMVSYKDWLVESAPGDEVPVGHSLTGFATAFDFLYNLLGNQRKQKYLEKIRIVTEEMYEYSKIRSWGKQLLHNHQATNMIALLIGALVTGVDKGSKAHIWKQDVVDVMEKTMFLLNHIVDGSLDEGVAYGSYTSKSLTQYVFLAQRHFNINNLDNNWLKMHFWFYYATLLPGYQRTIGVADSNYNWFYGPESQLVFLDKFILRNGAGNWLAQQIRKHRPKDGPMVPSTSQRWSTLHTEYIWYDPKLLPHPPVDFGTAKMHTFPNWGVVTYGAGLPSTQANTFVSFKSGKLGGRAVYDIVHFQPYSWIDGWRSFNPGHEHPDQNSFTFAPNGQVFVSEALYGPKLSHLNNVLVFAPSPSSQCNKPWEGQLGECAQWLKWTGEEVGDAAGEVITASQHGEMMFVSGEAVAAYSSAMRLKSVYRALLLLNSQTLLVVDHIERQEASPVNSVSAFFHNLDIDFKYIPYRFMNRYNGAMMDVWDAHYKMFWFDHHGNTPVANIQEAEQAAEFKKRWTQFVNVTFHMESTITRIAYVFYGPYINVSSCKFIDSSSSGLQISLNVNNTEHSVSVITDHQNLKRRFDYLGFGGFASVANQGQITRFGLGTQAIVNPIRHDRVIFPFGFKFNIAVGFILCICLVILTFQWRFYLSFRKLMRCVLILVIALWFIEFLDVWSTCTQPICAKWTRTETKTNEKTIISEGKHVDLPDVVITSLPGSGAEILKQVFFNSSDFLYIRIPTGYIDIPETEFEIDSFVDACEWKVSDIRTGHFHLLRGWLLSLVQDTKFHLQNIHLRETGRNKLAQYFAANKDKKRKLKRREFLPEQRSKVKGSFDRDTEYIRALRRHLVYYPSARPVLSLSSGSWTLKLHFFQEVLGTSMRALYIVRDPRAWIYSMLYGSKPSLYSLKNVPEHLARLFNIEEGKSKCNLNSGYAFEYESLKKELETSQSNSVSLLSHLWLANTAAALRINTDLLPTNYQLVKFEDIVQFPQKTTERIFAFLGIPLSPSSLNQILFATSTNLFYLPFEGEISPSNTNIWKQNLPRDEIKIIENICWTLMDRLGYPKFMD from the coding sequence ATGGCGTTAACGTTTACAGGACATTTCCTATTTTTAACAATGATGTTTAGTTTTTCTACTTGCGAAGAATCTGTGAGCAATTACTCTGGATGGCCAGTTTTCACAGATGGTATACAACAGTTTAAGAATCAGAAATTAGAAGATTTCAGATCTAACCAAAAACTTCATCCAAATTTGTATTTTGATGCTGGAGATGTACAAACAATGAGACAAAATTCTCGTACAAGCCATTTGCATCTTTTTAGAGCTATCAGAAGTGCAGTGACAATTATGCTGTCTAATCCAACATACTACCTACCTCCACCCAAGCATGCTGATTTTGCTGCCAAGTGGAATGAAATATATGGTAATAATCTTCCTCCTTTAGCACTGTATTGTTTATTATGTCCAGAAGACAAAGTTGCCTTTGAATTTATCTTGGAATACATGGACAGGATGGTTAGCTACAAAGACTGGCTAGTTGAGAGTGCACCAGGGGATGAGGTTCCAGTTGGCCATTCTTTAACAGGCTTTGCCACTGCCTTTGACTTTTTGTATAATCTGTTAGGTAATCAGCGAAAACAAAAATACCTAGAAAAAATACGGATTGTTACTGAGGAAATGTATGAATATTCAAAGATTCGCTCATGGGGCAAACAACTTCTTCATAACCACCAAGCTACAAATATGATAGCATTGCTCATAGGTGCATTGGTTACTGGAGTAGATAAAGGATCTAAAGCACATATATGGAAGCAAGATGTTGTTGATGTTATGGAAAAGACTATGTTTCTCTTGAATCATATTGTAGATGGCTCTTTGGATGAAGGTGTAGCCTATGGAAGCTATACCTCAAAATCACTTACACAGTATGTTTTCTTAGCACAACGCCATTTTAACATCAACAACTTGGATAATAACTGGTTAAAAATGCACTTTTGGTTTTATTATGCTACGCTTTTACCAGGCTATCAAAGAACTATAGGTGTAGCAGATTCCAATTATAATTGGTTTTATGGTCCAGAGAGCCAGCTAGTTTTCTTGGATAAGTTCATTTTAAGAAATGGAGCTGGAAATTGGTTAGCTCAGCAAATTAGAAAGCATCGACCTAAGGATGGACCAATGGTTCCTTCCACTTCCCAAAGGTGGAGTACTCTTCATACTGAATACATCTGGTATGATCCAAAGCTTCTCCCACACCCTCCTGTTGACTTTGGTACAGCTAAAATGCACACATTCCCTAACTGGGGTGTTGTGACGTATGGGGCTGGACTGCCAAGTACACAGGCCAATACCTTTGTGTCCTTTAAATCTGGGAAATTGGGAGGACGAGCTGTGTATGACATAGTTCACTTTCAGCCATATTCCTGGATTGATGGATGGAGAAGCTTTAACCCAGGACATGAACATCCAGATCAAAATTCATTTACTTTTGCCCCCAATGGACAAGTATTTGTTTCTGAGGCTCTTTATGGACCAAAGTTAAGCCACCTTAACAATGTGTTGGTATTTGCCCCATCACCATCAAGCCAGTGTAATAAACCTTGGGAAGGTCAACTGGGAGAATGTGCACAGTGGCTCAAGTGGACTGGTGAAGAGGTTGGTGATGCAGCTGGGGAAGTTATTACTGCTTCACAACATGGAGAAATGATGTTTGTAAGTGGGGAAGCAGTGGCTGCTTATTCTTCAGCAATGAGACTAAAAAGTGTCTATCGTGCTTTACTTCTCTTAAATTCTCAAACTCTACTTGTTGTTGATCACATTGAAAGGCAAGAAGCATCCCCAGTAAATTCTGTCAGTGCCTTCTTTCATAATTTGGATATTGATTTTAAATACATCCCATACAGGTTTATGAATAGGTATAATGGTGCCATGATGGATGTGTGGGATGCACACTATAAAATGTTTTGGTTTGATCATCATGGTAACACTCCTGTGGCTAATATACAGGAAGCAGAACAAGCTGCTGAGTTTAAGAAAAGGTGGACTCAGTTTGTTAATGTTACATTTCATATGGAATCCACAATCACAAGAATTGCTTATGTATTTTATGGTCCATATATAAATGTTTCTAGCTGCAAATTTATTGACAGTTCTAGTTCTGGACTTCAGATTTCTCTAAATGTCAATAATACCGAACATAGTGTTTCTGTTATAACTGACCATCAAAATCTGAAAAGGAGGTTTGATTACCTGGGATTTGGTGGTTTTGCCAGTGTGGCTAATCAAGGCCAAATAACCCGATTTGGTTTAGGGACTCAAGCAATAGTAAACCCTATAAGACATGATAGAGTTATTTTCCCTTTTggatttaaatttaatatagcAGTTGGAttcattttgtgtatttgtttggttattttaaCGTTTCAGTGGCGGTTCTACCTTTCTTTTAGAAAGCTAATGCGCTGTGTATTAATACTTGTTATTGCTCTGTGGTTTATTGAGTTTCTGGATGTGTGGAGCACTTGTACTCAGCCCATTTGTGCAAAGTGGACAAGGACTGAAACCAAGACAAATGAGAAGACCATAATCTCTGAAGGGAAGCATGTAGATCTGCCTGATGTTGTTATTACCTCACTCCCTGGTTCAGGAGCTGAAATTCTGAAACAAGTTTTTTTCAACAGTAGTGATTTTCTCTACATCAGAATACCTACAGGCTACATTGATATTCCTGAAACTGAATTTGAAATTGACTCATTTGTAGATGCTTGTGAATGGAAAGTATCAGATATCCGCACTGGGCATTTTCATCTTCTTCGAGGGTGGCTGCTGTCTTTGGTCCAGGACACAAAATTTCATttgcaaaatattcatcttcgTGAAACAGGTAGGAATAAACTTGCTCAATATTTTGCAGCTAATAAGGACAAAAAACGAAAATTGAAAAGGAGAGAGTTTTTGCCGGAACAAAGAAGTAAAGTGAAAGGATCTTTTGATAGAGATACTGAATATATTAGAGCCTTGAGGAGACACCTAGTTTATTACCCAAGTGCTCGTCCTGTGCTCAGTTTAAGTAGTGGAAGCTGGACATTGaagcttcatttttttcaagaaGTTTTAGGAACTTCAATGCGGGCTTTGTACATAGTACGAGACCCTCGAGCCTGGATCTATTCAATGCTATATGGTAGTAAACCAAgtctttattctttgaaaaatgtaCCAGAGCACTTAGCAAGATTGTTTAACATAGAGGAAGGTAAAAGCAAATGTAACTTAAATTCAGGCTATGCTTTTGAGTATGAATCACTGAAGAAAGAATTAGAAACATCCCAGTCAAATTCTGTCTCTTTACTATCTCATTTGTGGCTAGCAAACACTGCAGCAGCTTTGAGAATAAATACAGATTTGCTGCCTACCAATTACCAGCTGGTCAAGTTTGAAGATATTGTTCAATTTCCTCAGAAGACTACAGAAAGAATTTTTGCATTTCTTGGAATTCCTTTGTCTCCTTCTAGTTTAAACCAAATACTGTTTGCCACTTCCACAAAccttttttatcttccttttgaGGGGGAAATATCACCATCTAATACTAATATTTGGAAACAAAACTTGCCTagagatgaaattaaaataattgaaaatatctGCTGGACACTGATGGATCGTCTAGGATATCCAAAATTTATGGATTAA
- the Dsel gene encoding dermatan-sulfate epimerase-like protein isoform X5, whose protein sequence is MALTFTGHFLFLTMMFSFSTCEESVSNYSGWPVFTDGIQQFKNQKLEDFRSNQKLHPNLYFDAGDVQTMRQNSRTSHLHLFRAIRSAVTIMLSNPTYYLPPPKHADFAAKWNEIYGNNLPPLALYCLLCPEDKVAFEFILEYMDRMVSYKDWLVESAPGDEVPVGHSLTGFATAFDFLYNLLGNQRKQKYLEKIRIVTEEMYEYSKIRSWGKQLLHNHQATNMIALLIGALVTGVDKGSKAHIWKQDVVDVMEKTMFLLNHIVDGSLDEGVAYGSYTSKSLTQYVFLAQRHFNINNLDNNWLKMHFWFYYATLLPGYQRTIGVADSNYNWFYGPESQLVFLDKFILRNGAGNWLAQQIRKHRPKDGPMVPSTSQRWSTLHTEYIWYDPKLLPHPPVDFGTAKMHTFPNWGVVTYGAGLPSTQANTFVSFKSGKLGGRAVYDIVHFQPYSWIDGWRSFNPGHEHPDQNSFTFAPNGQVFVSEALYGPKLSHLNNVLVFAPSPSSQCNKPWEGQLGECAQWLKWTGEEVGDAAGEVITASQHGEMMFVSGEAVAAYSSAMRLKSVYRALLLLNSQTLLVVDHIERQEASPVNSVSAFFHNLDIDFKYIPYRFMNRYNGAMMDVWDAHYKMFWFDHHGNTPVANIQEAEQAAEFKKRWTQFVNVTFHMESTITRIAYVFYGPYINVSSCKFIDSSSSGLQISLNVNNTEHSVSVITDHQNLKRRFDYLGFGGFASVANQGQITRFGLGTQAIVNPIRHDRVIFPFGFKFNIAVGFILCICLVILTFQWRFYLSFRKLMRCVLILVIALWFIEFLDVWSTCTQPICAKWTRTETKTNEKTIISEGKHVDLPDVVITSLPGSGAEILKQVFFNSSDFLYIRIPTGYIDIPETEFEIDSFVDACEWKVSDIRTGHFHLLRGWLLSLVQDTKFHLQNIHLRETDGYNFTEVNRKSLSATSKTLELTETSHGLDCQSTSKL, encoded by the coding sequence ATGGCGTTAACGTTTACAGGACATTTCCTATTTTTAACAATGATGTTTAGTTTTTCTACTTGCGAAGAATCTGTGAGCAATTACTCTGGATGGCCAGTTTTCACAGATGGTATACAACAGTTTAAGAATCAGAAATTAGAAGATTTCAGATCTAACCAAAAACTTCATCCAAATTTGTATTTTGATGCTGGAGATGTACAAACAATGAGACAAAATTCTCGTACAAGCCATTTGCATCTTTTTAGAGCTATCAGAAGTGCAGTGACAATTATGCTGTCTAATCCAACATACTACCTACCTCCACCCAAGCATGCTGATTTTGCTGCCAAGTGGAATGAAATATATGGTAATAATCTTCCTCCTTTAGCACTGTATTGTTTATTATGTCCAGAAGACAAAGTTGCCTTTGAATTTATCTTGGAATACATGGACAGGATGGTTAGCTACAAAGACTGGCTAGTTGAGAGTGCACCAGGGGATGAGGTTCCAGTTGGCCATTCTTTAACAGGCTTTGCCACTGCCTTTGACTTTTTGTATAATCTGTTAGGTAATCAGCGAAAACAAAAATACCTAGAAAAAATACGGATTGTTACTGAGGAAATGTATGAATATTCAAAGATTCGCTCATGGGGCAAACAACTTCTTCATAACCACCAAGCTACAAATATGATAGCATTGCTCATAGGTGCATTGGTTACTGGAGTAGATAAAGGATCTAAAGCACATATATGGAAGCAAGATGTTGTTGATGTTATGGAAAAGACTATGTTTCTCTTGAATCATATTGTAGATGGCTCTTTGGATGAAGGTGTAGCCTATGGAAGCTATACCTCAAAATCACTTACACAGTATGTTTTCTTAGCACAACGCCATTTTAACATCAACAACTTGGATAATAACTGGTTAAAAATGCACTTTTGGTTTTATTATGCTACGCTTTTACCAGGCTATCAAAGAACTATAGGTGTAGCAGATTCCAATTATAATTGGTTTTATGGTCCAGAGAGCCAGCTAGTTTTCTTGGATAAGTTCATTTTAAGAAATGGAGCTGGAAATTGGTTAGCTCAGCAAATTAGAAAGCATCGACCTAAGGATGGACCAATGGTTCCTTCCACTTCCCAAAGGTGGAGTACTCTTCATACTGAATACATCTGGTATGATCCAAAGCTTCTCCCACACCCTCCTGTTGACTTTGGTACAGCTAAAATGCACACATTCCCTAACTGGGGTGTTGTGACGTATGGGGCTGGACTGCCAAGTACACAGGCCAATACCTTTGTGTCCTTTAAATCTGGGAAATTGGGAGGACGAGCTGTGTATGACATAGTTCACTTTCAGCCATATTCCTGGATTGATGGATGGAGAAGCTTTAACCCAGGACATGAACATCCAGATCAAAATTCATTTACTTTTGCCCCCAATGGACAAGTATTTGTTTCTGAGGCTCTTTATGGACCAAAGTTAAGCCACCTTAACAATGTGTTGGTATTTGCCCCATCACCATCAAGCCAGTGTAATAAACCTTGGGAAGGTCAACTGGGAGAATGTGCACAGTGGCTCAAGTGGACTGGTGAAGAGGTTGGTGATGCAGCTGGGGAAGTTATTACTGCTTCACAACATGGAGAAATGATGTTTGTAAGTGGGGAAGCAGTGGCTGCTTATTCTTCAGCAATGAGACTAAAAAGTGTCTATCGTGCTTTACTTCTCTTAAATTCTCAAACTCTACTTGTTGTTGATCACATTGAAAGGCAAGAAGCATCCCCAGTAAATTCTGTCAGTGCCTTCTTTCATAATTTGGATATTGATTTTAAATACATCCCATACAGGTTTATGAATAGGTATAATGGTGCCATGATGGATGTGTGGGATGCACACTATAAAATGTTTTGGTTTGATCATCATGGTAACACTCCTGTGGCTAATATACAGGAAGCAGAACAAGCTGCTGAGTTTAAGAAAAGGTGGACTCAGTTTGTTAATGTTACATTTCATATGGAATCCACAATCACAAGAATTGCTTATGTATTTTATGGTCCATATATAAATGTTTCTAGCTGCAAATTTATTGACAGTTCTAGTTCTGGACTTCAGATTTCTCTAAATGTCAATAATACCGAACATAGTGTTTCTGTTATAACTGACCATCAAAATCTGAAAAGGAGGTTTGATTACCTGGGATTTGGTGGTTTTGCCAGTGTGGCTAATCAAGGCCAAATAACCCGATTTGGTTTAGGGACTCAAGCAATAGTAAACCCTATAAGACATGATAGAGTTATTTTCCCTTTTggatttaaatttaatatagcAGTTGGAttcattttgtgtatttgtttggttattttaaCGTTTCAGTGGCGGTTCTACCTTTCTTTTAGAAAGCTAATGCGCTGTGTATTAATACTTGTTATTGCTCTGTGGTTTATTGAGTTTCTGGATGTGTGGAGCACTTGTACTCAGCCCATTTGTGCAAAGTGGACAAGGACTGAAACCAAGACAAATGAGAAGACCATAATCTCTGAAGGGAAGCATGTAGATCTGCCTGATGTTGTTATTACCTCACTCCCTGGTTCAGGAGCTGAAATTCTGAAACAAGTTTTTTTCAACAGTAGTGATTTTCTCTACATCAGAATACCTACAGGCTACATTGATATTCCTGAAACTGAATTTGAAATTGACTCATTTGTAGATGCTTGTGAATGGAAAGTATCAGATATCCGCACTGGGCATTTTCATCTTCTTCGAGGGTGGCTGCTGTCTTTGGTCCAGGACACAAAATTTCATttgcaaaatattcatcttcgTGAAACAG
- the Dsel gene encoding dermatan-sulfate epimerase-like protein isoform X4 has protein sequence MALTFTGHFLFLTMMFSFSTCEESVSNYSGWPVFTDGIQQFKNQKLEDFRSNQKLHPNLYFDAGDVQTMRQNSRTSHLHLFRAIRSAVTIMLSNPTYYLPPPKHADFAAKWNEIYGNNLPPLALYCLLCPEDKVAFEFILEYMDRMVSYKDWLVESAPGDEVPVGHSLTGFATAFDFLYNLLGNQRKQKYLEKIRIVTEEMYEYSKIRSWGKQLLHNHQATNMIALLIGALVTGVDKGSKAHIWKQDVVDVMEKTMFLLNHIVDGSLDEGVAYGSYTSKSLTQYVFLAQRHFNINNLDNNWLKMHFWFYYATLLPGYQRTIGVADSNYNWFYGPESQLVFLDKFILRNGAGNWLAQQIRKHRPKDGPMVPSTSQRWSTLHTEYIWYDPKLLPHPPVDFGTAKMHTFPNWGVVTYGAGLPSTQANTFVSFKSGKLGGRAVYDIVHFQPYSWIDGWRSFNPGHEHPDQNSFTFAPNGQVFVSEALYGPKLSHLNNVLVFAPSPSSQCNKPWEGQLGECAQWLKWTGEEVGDAAGEVITASQHGEMMFVSGEAVAAYSSAMRLKSVYRALLLLNSQTLLVVDHIERQEASPVNSVSAFFHNLDIDFKYIPYRFMNRYNGAMMDVWDAHYKMFWFDHHGNTPVANIQEAEQAAEFKKRWTQFVNVTFHMESTITRIAYVFYGPYINVSSCKFIDSSSSGLQISLNVNNTEHSVSVITDHQNLKRRFDYLGFGGFASVANQGQITRFGLGTQAIVNPIRHDRVIFPFGFKFNIAVGFILCICLVILTFQWRFYLSFRKLMRCVLILVIALWFIEFLDVWSTCTQPICAKWTRTETKTNEKTIISEGKHVDLPDVVITSLPGSGAEILKQVFFNSSDFLYIRIPTGYIDIPETEFEIDSFVDACEWKVSDIRTGHFHLLRGWLLSLVQDTKFHLQNIHLRETDGYNFTEVNRKSLSATSKTLELTETSHGLDCQTVVGVSAIYEE, from the coding sequence ATGGCGTTAACGTTTACAGGACATTTCCTATTTTTAACAATGATGTTTAGTTTTTCTACTTGCGAAGAATCTGTGAGCAATTACTCTGGATGGCCAGTTTTCACAGATGGTATACAACAGTTTAAGAATCAGAAATTAGAAGATTTCAGATCTAACCAAAAACTTCATCCAAATTTGTATTTTGATGCTGGAGATGTACAAACAATGAGACAAAATTCTCGTACAAGCCATTTGCATCTTTTTAGAGCTATCAGAAGTGCAGTGACAATTATGCTGTCTAATCCAACATACTACCTACCTCCACCCAAGCATGCTGATTTTGCTGCCAAGTGGAATGAAATATATGGTAATAATCTTCCTCCTTTAGCACTGTATTGTTTATTATGTCCAGAAGACAAAGTTGCCTTTGAATTTATCTTGGAATACATGGACAGGATGGTTAGCTACAAAGACTGGCTAGTTGAGAGTGCACCAGGGGATGAGGTTCCAGTTGGCCATTCTTTAACAGGCTTTGCCACTGCCTTTGACTTTTTGTATAATCTGTTAGGTAATCAGCGAAAACAAAAATACCTAGAAAAAATACGGATTGTTACTGAGGAAATGTATGAATATTCAAAGATTCGCTCATGGGGCAAACAACTTCTTCATAACCACCAAGCTACAAATATGATAGCATTGCTCATAGGTGCATTGGTTACTGGAGTAGATAAAGGATCTAAAGCACATATATGGAAGCAAGATGTTGTTGATGTTATGGAAAAGACTATGTTTCTCTTGAATCATATTGTAGATGGCTCTTTGGATGAAGGTGTAGCCTATGGAAGCTATACCTCAAAATCACTTACACAGTATGTTTTCTTAGCACAACGCCATTTTAACATCAACAACTTGGATAATAACTGGTTAAAAATGCACTTTTGGTTTTATTATGCTACGCTTTTACCAGGCTATCAAAGAACTATAGGTGTAGCAGATTCCAATTATAATTGGTTTTATGGTCCAGAGAGCCAGCTAGTTTTCTTGGATAAGTTCATTTTAAGAAATGGAGCTGGAAATTGGTTAGCTCAGCAAATTAGAAAGCATCGACCTAAGGATGGACCAATGGTTCCTTCCACTTCCCAAAGGTGGAGTACTCTTCATACTGAATACATCTGGTATGATCCAAAGCTTCTCCCACACCCTCCTGTTGACTTTGGTACAGCTAAAATGCACACATTCCCTAACTGGGGTGTTGTGACGTATGGGGCTGGACTGCCAAGTACACAGGCCAATACCTTTGTGTCCTTTAAATCTGGGAAATTGGGAGGACGAGCTGTGTATGACATAGTTCACTTTCAGCCATATTCCTGGATTGATGGATGGAGAAGCTTTAACCCAGGACATGAACATCCAGATCAAAATTCATTTACTTTTGCCCCCAATGGACAAGTATTTGTTTCTGAGGCTCTTTATGGACCAAAGTTAAGCCACCTTAACAATGTGTTGGTATTTGCCCCATCACCATCAAGCCAGTGTAATAAACCTTGGGAAGGTCAACTGGGAGAATGTGCACAGTGGCTCAAGTGGACTGGTGAAGAGGTTGGTGATGCAGCTGGGGAAGTTATTACTGCTTCACAACATGGAGAAATGATGTTTGTAAGTGGGGAAGCAGTGGCTGCTTATTCTTCAGCAATGAGACTAAAAAGTGTCTATCGTGCTTTACTTCTCTTAAATTCTCAAACTCTACTTGTTGTTGATCACATTGAAAGGCAAGAAGCATCCCCAGTAAATTCTGTCAGTGCCTTCTTTCATAATTTGGATATTGATTTTAAATACATCCCATACAGGTTTATGAATAGGTATAATGGTGCCATGATGGATGTGTGGGATGCACACTATAAAATGTTTTGGTTTGATCATCATGGTAACACTCCTGTGGCTAATATACAGGAAGCAGAACAAGCTGCTGAGTTTAAGAAAAGGTGGACTCAGTTTGTTAATGTTACATTTCATATGGAATCCACAATCACAAGAATTGCTTATGTATTTTATGGTCCATATATAAATGTTTCTAGCTGCAAATTTATTGACAGTTCTAGTTCTGGACTTCAGATTTCTCTAAATGTCAATAATACCGAACATAGTGTTTCTGTTATAACTGACCATCAAAATCTGAAAAGGAGGTTTGATTACCTGGGATTTGGTGGTTTTGCCAGTGTGGCTAATCAAGGCCAAATAACCCGATTTGGTTTAGGGACTCAAGCAATAGTAAACCCTATAAGACATGATAGAGTTATTTTCCCTTTTggatttaaatttaatatagcAGTTGGAttcattttgtgtatttgtttggttattttaaCGTTTCAGTGGCGGTTCTACCTTTCTTTTAGAAAGCTAATGCGCTGTGTATTAATACTTGTTATTGCTCTGTGGTTTATTGAGTTTCTGGATGTGTGGAGCACTTGTACTCAGCCCATTTGTGCAAAGTGGACAAGGACTGAAACCAAGACAAATGAGAAGACCATAATCTCTGAAGGGAAGCATGTAGATCTGCCTGATGTTGTTATTACCTCACTCCCTGGTTCAGGAGCTGAAATTCTGAAACAAGTTTTTTTCAACAGTAGTGATTTTCTCTACATCAGAATACCTACAGGCTACATTGATATTCCTGAAACTGAATTTGAAATTGACTCATTTGTAGATGCTTGTGAATGGAAAGTATCAGATATCCGCACTGGGCATTTTCATCTTCTTCGAGGGTGGCTGCTGTCTTTGGTCCAGGACACAAAATTTCATttgcaaaatattcatcttcgTGAAACAG